The Burkholderia ambifaria AMMD genome contains the following window.
ACGGCTTCGAGATGCAATTCGGCACCAATCACCTCGGCCATTTCGCGCTGACCGGCCATCTGCTGCCGGCGCTGTCCGCCGCACCGCGGCCGCGGGGTCGTGACGATGTCGAGCGGGTTCAACCGCGGCGGCCGGATCCGCGTCGACGACCTGCGGGCCGAGCACCGCTACAACCGTTATCTCGCCTACTGCGACAGCAAGCTCGCGAACCTCGTGTTCGCGATCGAGCTGCAGCGCCGCTTCCAGCGCGCGGCGTTCGCGGGAATCAGCGTCGCCGCGCATCCCGGCTACGCGGCGACCAACCTGCAGTTCGCGGGCCCCGCGATGGACGGTTCGCCCCTCCGCGCCTCGCTGATGCGCGCGGCAAACCGTTATCTCGCGCAACCGGCCGACCAGGGCGCGTTGCCCGCGATCCATGCGGCGACGTCACCCGAGCTCACCGGCGGCGCGTACATCGGGCCGTCCGGCTGGTTCGAGTCGCGCGGCCTGCCGGCGCGCGCGAGCGTGCCGCGCGCGGCACGCGACGTGGCCGTGGCGGCACTGCTGTGGGAAGCGTCGGAGGCCGCGACGGGCGTGCGTTTCCTGAGCGCGGGCGCGCCTGCCGGCCGGCCGCCGGGCACGCCGTTCGACACGACGGCCGAAGTGCGCTGACTCGCGCATTTCCTGTCGCCATTCTTCATACTTATTACACTTACCGAAACGAAAGGCCGATGAAAGCCTGATTCGCCGCGCCACTGTTACCAGCCAGGAAACAATTTATCGTCAAAATCGGCGTTTACCCTGAACCACCCGGTGACTAAGATTTAGTCAATCGCTGCAGACATGGTGTCGACAGCGAACCCAATAAAACACCGGAGGTCATCATGAAATCGCTCGTTTCCGCAGTCGTTGCCGCTGTCGCCCTGTCCGCTTCGTTCAGCGCTTTCGCACAAAGCACCGTGACGCGCGCACAAGTGCGCAACGAACTCGTCCAGCTCGAACAAGCCGGCTACAAGCCGGGCGTGTCGAGCCCGTACTACCCGAACGACATCCAGTCGGCGGAAGCGCGTGTTCATGGTGCCGATGCCAGCGGCTACGGCGCACAACCGGCTCCGGTCGTCCACTCGGGCGTCCCGGCCGCCGCAGCGTCGTCGAACGCTCGCGACTCGGTCTTCTTCGGCCAGTAAGCCGACGCGCCCCCGGCGGGCGCACCGCGCATCGCGCGATGAAGCTGGATCCGGACGAGCCCGTCATGCGGGCTCGTCTTTTTTCTGAAACGCATACCTCCGCCGCCCGGCAGCGGGTGGCTTCGCCCGGGCGCGTCGCGTCCGGGCGCTTTTTCCTCGGCGAGGTACGCGTAACGAAGCGGTATGCGCCGGTCAGCGCGCCGCGGCTGCCGCAGGCACCGTGCGCGACAGCACGCGCCACCGCGACAGCAGTTCGTCGCGATCGACGTAACACCCCTGCAGATGGCGGCGGCCCGTCGACGGATCGAACTCGGTGCGCGCGTGCAGCACGCGCCGGTTGTCGAACGCCCACATGTCGCCGGCCCGCAGCCGTCGCTGCACGCGAAAGCGCGGCTCGCGCGCGAGC
Protein-coding sequences here:
- a CDS encoding DUF4148 domain-containing protein, with amino-acid sequence MKSLVSAVVAAVALSASFSAFAQSTVTRAQVRNELVQLEQAGYKPGVSSPYYPNDIQSAEARVHGADASGYGAQPAPVVHSGVPAAAASSNARDSVFFGQ